ccgtcaaACACACATTAACACACCTTGAGCATGCGatgtgatgctggtggtcttCCAAAGTGGATATCTGGCAATAGGAAAcggcggaatggaatggaaaacggtgGGAGAAATCTATTTAATTCTCGAGTAAACTCAGGCGCCTTGGATGGATGATGCGCAAACCTCTTCAATGAACGGATGAATGTTCCTAAACACACCCCCTCACGATGAGATAATACAGGGGGGCAGTACGCGTAGGAGAGCATAGGATAAGAGTGTGAAATATGAACGGGGAAAATCATCCAACGTGTATCACCAATCGATGGGATTGCAAGCATTCGATGCTACCAACGTCCCGGGTACTATGAGATGGTACGTTTGatcattttccagtttttcctGCTCTCAGGCTGCGCGGTAGGCGAGCCAGCCGAGAAGCAACAGGTCCGGCCAGACAACTAGATGTTTAGTTTGCTGTCCTTCTTTCCAttcggaacaacaacaacaaaaaacattcctGCAACTACCGGCAGGGTGGCAACAGGCGGGTTCTAGGTGTTTGGCTATTTGCATGCTGCATGAACTTTTGCCAGCCCGTGGTATTGATAACGATTTCACGGTCGACTCGATTCGATCACTGGTTGAAGTAGCTTTTTTTGTCTCCCTAACGTTATAGCTAtaaattgttggttttttctttcttttcctcctagttttctttctttttgtggtCGACATTTAATTTGTAACACCGATGTTCTTCGCCCAAGCGCACCaagcctgtgtgtgtctggtacGATCGGTGGCAATCGCAGCAAGAGCCGTAGACTGCTGTTTAGTAGGGAACTTGCCGTGGGACGAGTACAGGCGCAACTGTAAATAGTTAACCAAATGTATTACAAAGTAAAAAAGGGTGTCGCAGGGTGTAGAGAAAATCATGGTAAGCAAGTAAAGCGGAAGACAGGCGAATTCTAGACGAAGACGAACGTAAATGAAATCCTaataaaaattatgtaaaaaacCATTTCTGATATCGACAAACGGTATTGCGAGTTTGAATTTGCCTATCCGGATCCGAAATGGTATTTTGTATGAACTACAAACGCTTCCAAAAGCATTAAACGGTGGGTTTAACTTGAAAAGATACAATACAGAACTATATTTCCTCtgtcacggtttttttttatacaaataCATGCTTCATTCTAGAATGTTGGTAGCTTTTATTCCTCTACTTCCGTACACGGACTCCTAGATCACCGTAGATTTCTTTCCCGCACATCTCCAATAGGCATCACCAGTGCTGGCATGGTACTATACTCAGTTCTTCCTTCGTACTACTATACAACCCAAAACTGTACTGGGAAAGTTAAATGGATGCACACACTGTCGATCAACCGTGCGCACACGATCCGATCGTCTGGCAGCTAGTTCAAGAGGGATCACTAGAGATGATCATTATATTCGTTTCGCACTTCAGCTGTAAGCTAAATCGAATGGATTGGTTTTGAATATTAATACCATTAACATAACACAACACcgtagtgcgtgtgtgtgtgtgtgtgtatctgtgtggcTGTTGCTTCTATTGATAATagtatgtttgttttttcttttctatttattcTGTTCTGTGGTAAATAGGTTCTGTGTTGTCGGCGATTTGTTAATATCGATTCGCGGGGCTACAATTGTTACAACATTTCACGCCGTTTTGGTGTATACTCTATCTATTTCCCTGGACCGATGCCTAAAGGATCCCTGGGCCCAGTGCCCCTTGGCCTCCTCCTGGCGGTATTCTGCGCGGTTGCTTCAACGAAAAGAAACCGACCCTCAACTACACATTCCTCTTCTCCATTATTGCACGGATTGACACGCATTTATGCTTGGTTTACTGCTTCTGGCGTATTTGGCTTACAGGAGAGCGATGCGCGTTCTTACATGCCTACTTGTGTCCTGTTATCGCTTACATAACTTGTGCCGCCCTTTCATAGAAATCTTTCTTGTCGCGTCACCCACTTCCACCCACCCCCTTCGGCAGTTCGACATACAAAAATAAATTGcttcggtttccgttttccgttagAATTGTGTTCGACTTTTGCTTCTCTAACCTAAgatttctcactctctcccctTCATTCTCGCCTCCTTATCCTGCTTTCTCGACGCCAGTTGGATGCATTTCATGGGTTGCATAGATTTGTTGGATTATTCTAGTCTATCGGAAACATTCGTTGGTTATGTTCTgtcacacagagagacagatagagagagagagcaggagacggagagagaagaATGCAGTACAATCGAGCGAACTAAGCGAAGCCCCCAACGGGTTGCCCTGTGGAGTAAAATCTAAACTCCCCTTCAAACTCCGTCAGTTTTGCCTAGGTGCATCTTTGGACATTTTTCGAAATTAATAGAAACCGATCGCTGCTACGCAGACGAAGCCCCTGTGAGAGGTGTTAATGATTGTGTATGCCAGTTTGCACTTCTCCTAATACAAGACGCCCCATTCGtctgaatggtggtggtgccgatgcgGATGGTGGGAACAGttgtcagaaaaaaaaaacagaaaagatgGACCTCATTCTCATGTAGGTGTCGTCGTCAACTACGTTGTGTGGGTCTTACACCACCTTACATTTCTAATTCATTTGTATCATTTTTCGGCTGATGCTTCATTTACTCCCTACCTCTTGGTCGGTATAAAAAAGCTATAAACGTAACTAATCTCCTTTAGTTCACATTTCCCACTCCCCGGTACCACAATGGACCAACGTAGGTCACACTGTCTCTACACACCTAATGTTATTAGTCGTTTCGAAGACACAACCTACAGTTCTTGTCATGAACGTAGCATCCCCGCAGTAGCATCTTTGCTGCGTGAGCCTGAGTAGGGTGACCGCCGTTCGCGCCTAATAAACCTACGCTGATCTCATTTGTTTAACTTTCATGTTTTGCGTTGAGGATAAAGTCAAATAcagttgatgttgctgttgctgctgctaccaggataataaaaaaaggctACGAAATAATTATAATGCTCTGATGAAAAAGTGTCCACACCGAGGGATTGATTAACCTTGCGCTCGTGATCTGTTCGTTTGCCTTGCCTTTGCTAAAATCAATGAGACAAATAGTATAACGTAATTAAAATCACCTAAATTAAATGACTCGGAACGTTCACGTACATCTAGCAACACTGAAAGATGTTTACACTTTCTAAATATATGCATACATATGTAATAGGTAGGTATAAGGTCTGTAcaattaaataattgaaagCAGCGCGTAAAACGAAAAGATAAACGCATCGCATCCAGCGGGTGGACTTTCGGCGACGCACCCGGCATTGTGATGTTGCCAACCGTTATAGCGCCCCAGTTGTGCGATAGccgtgtagtggtggtgctcttGCGGACAGTGAAAGCGAACCGACTTGGATTGCGCTGCCTGCTGCGATGCTCGAACACATTCACATCTCATCGATAAACTCCACGTGGGTGAAAGGGAAGTGGCCGGTTTTGCCCTTCAGCTCACCCTCCCACTGCCCATTGATGTTCGTCTTAAGCACCTTTATGATATCGCCGACGCTTAGTTTGAGCGCGGTTTCATCGTACGCGTTGGGGACGCGTTCCTGCTTGACCCGCGCCAAGGCCGGCAACTGGCGGTTTAGGtttgatttaaaaatatttgaattttccgAATGATGCAGCCCTGCCGACATATGATGATGACCCGACAGTCCACCTGtaccaacgccaccgccaccaccaccagccccaccAGAGTTGGGCCTTTCGATGATGTTTTCTTCGTACCGCGTTACGTACGGAACCGGAATCTGACCGGTTTGTCCTTGGCTGTTGCGAGCCGTCCACCACTGTTCCTCGTCCTTACTAATAATGTGCAGAATTTCGCCCTTCTTAAACGGCAGATCATCTGGATCGCTACCCTCGAAGTCGAACTTCCCTATCACCTTCTCCTGCCGGCGAATCATCGGACGCTGTAACGGTGTAGTGTCGAGATAGTGCAGCTTGTAGAACGACAATAGATCGGGCAAATCGGCGAACGTTTGGTCACCGATTCGGTAAGCGAGGCACTCGTCGCCGGATGTTATTTTGTTAATGATGTAGTGGCTAACTTTGGAATCCTCCCGTACGCACAGCACGAAATCGCCGACGATCGTGGTGCTATCACGCACCAGAAACACTCCACTTTCCCGCTCGTTCATCAGCAGATCGGTCGCTTCCTGGCGAGACATCGGCCCAAAGTACCAGCTCGTCCGATCGTATACATCGAAGGATGCCATTTTTGATCGTTCTGTTGAACCTTCCGCTATCGCGCGATTCGGCTGAAATCGCTTAGTAACGAGATCtaaaaaagcaaagcaaccaATGAATTACGAAATCTCCGTACAGATGTGGCGCGTTTGCTTACCTTACCGGGGGGAACAACTGGGTTACTCTTTTAAACAGCAGATGTGCAGGATACGCCGTATTTCTCTCGTGCACTACTTTTAGCGGTGATTCATTGACAACATTCTACAAAGATACGACCAAACACGCATGCATCAATGAGAGGGAGGTTCATCAGCGCAGTGTTGAGCGAAACGTTTGGCGATTTTCTAATTTTCTttaatcatttcaatcaaaccgAGGCCCACCCTCCCTGCATCCCTCCCTCCACACATCGCCTTAGTTTATGCTAATTTGAGCCGCTCGTCGGCAACGATGCTGTGAATGTTATTACTTAACCGGAATGGCacagcactactactacagttTCATCGAAACAATCGACAACACTATGTTGCTCCTCAATGAATGGTGCTCCAACGTACCCAAGCAATTATCACTCTTGGCCAGTTTTTTTCTTAACTCATTCCCTTCGCCACGCCGTTTCATTCACAATTAAATATCGCGCTACCGCACTGCATTATGCACTCTTCTCCAACGCTCGAGCCCCACGGGGGAGGGGACAGACCGAGCGTGATGATAAGGAACTTCTCGAGGACGCAACCACCGCCCTGCCTTGATGCACTTTCAAAGGGATGACGACCAAAACAACTCGAAGGCTCCTCGTCGGAGGCTGCTGACTTCGCACAAAAGTGGGCGCTTGGGTAGATCAGGTGCCGTGCCGAAAACGGGAGTTGGGAACATCGAGAAACATCCAGGGtggacgaccgaccgaccagcgagGAAGACGAAACTTACAGCAGCATAATCAAGAAGAGTTTTCCTGCGTTGTCTGCCGAGCGGCGCTCCCTCTTTCGCCACCAGAGATCGCAGCCTATCGATTCATTTTTCACAGCCGCGAGTCCGCTTGACGTCACTGCACTCTAGTTCGCGATGCTGCGTCCGGAAAATGCCTTCAACGtggaaaatatggaaaataaaattttatgtttGCACAGCACGCACCGCTGAAACGGATGAAAACCGTACACAAAAGTTGGCAGCACTGCTAAGCGACAGGGATGCCAGACAAGTTTGTTTTTCAACGTCGaacaaaaacgataaaaacaaaatctacCCCGAGgcgaaaaggcgaaaacgaaatctatTCCGAGGCGAAAACGAGATctattcaaattcaaagttttaaattgaaacgatCTTGTAGACGGTTTTCCAGGAGTTTATCTTGCAGGACATTGAACGCACGGTGTGACTTCATTTCTTTCGAAGAAAAGGCGTAAAATCAGATGCCTCTTTCCTAACATAAAAATGTTAGGTCgacttttattattttctattCCTCCGAGTAAAAAGTACATCCTGCTCTTATGAATTGAATACACACGCAAAATATTGTGAGCACTACACTAAGATTgttgtaaataaaaaaaagttcaagCACTCGCTAGTTCCACATTGAGAAATCTGTTTTCTATCTGAAAAGTTGTATTTGCAGCTGCTAGTACCCGTATCCTCGTGGctaacgaacgaagaaaacgagcGTGCACTACTATATACCTGTGTCTTATTCCGGTGGCACCCTGTTCCTACATTCTGTAAACTTTAACAAGATTCTCCCATTTTAACATTAAGATTTCCAAACAGATAAAAAGGTACGCCCACTGAAATCTAGATTGTTAATGTACTCCCGGTGGCGCAAGGAAGCGGCTGGCTGGGAAATCATGCAACAACTTCATGAAAAGGCTTTTGCTGTTCGTTCCCCTGTTCCTCTCGTTATGAGGTACGTCTTTAACCAAAGAACCACTAGttgattcattttcattagaaCATGAAAATTGTTCATACATTTCCCGCCCATGCAACCGTACCTTCCTGTTAACTCACTGCTCCTTGAGTGCTAAATTCGATCCCGATATGCGAGCGCTCTAATTCCGGACATACTTCAGGTTCATCATTCCCTTACGCGGTCCTACTTCATCCTACCGGAAAATAAAACACGGAGCTTAAGTCACATTTCCCTTAGCCTTTGCCCTGCATGACCCCACTACGGCACAAGCGGAATCGATCGGCTTTATGCGCTCGTTAAAACAATAAGTTATTAAATGCTACACACTTCTGCATCGGCAATCCTCTAATAATCTTGCTAGTTGCGTTCATTTCACTCGCGGCTGCCTGTTCTACCTGTGTCCCCGGAGGAAGACGTTCGATCGTTGTGTGCCCAAAAACGAGACACGATCTATGGCCGGGCTGGAACGATTTTCCAGCGACCGCTCGGATACAGCACACATTCAATCAGAGGGACCGTGAGACCCGCCCTGTTTTCGAATGTTGCACAGGCTACAACGGAGTGTTTATTTTACTGCAACGGTTCCTCGTTCGTTCAACGGAACACCTTCTTCCGTTTCGACCTTAGCATCATCCTTTTCGGGCGGGTTGTTCCAAGCCTGCAGCTCACCGGTTCCCATGAGCACGTAAGCTGATGAACCGACGATGTAGATGACGGCAAGAATCCAGAACACAATTTGCCATTGTGCGTACGATTTCTAGAATcacaaacggaacaaaaacAGGAGCACCATTAATAGCACACGATCGATAGGCAGTGATAGACCCATATCGCATTTTGCACACCAATCATCCCACTTACCGGATTTTCATTCGTCAGGACGCCCACCATATAGGCTGATACGAATCCACCGAACGAGGACAGGGTATTGGCCATGCCGAAGATTGTACCCGAAAAGTTGGGTGCAATATCCAGACCATTACCGAGATAGCCGGCCGTCACTGCACCGTTcaggaagagcgagagcgtgaAGATAGCGACCGCCCATGTTCGGTTTTCGCCCATGTACACCTGAATGATCATCAGGAATCCAGGAGCCATCACAGCTGTAAGTAGCATCGCGAATGTGGTTATCATCAGATTCTACTGGTTATCATTTGCCCATGTGCTTACCGAAAGCCGTAAAAATCTTTCTCGTTTGCGTGGTCGTCAGTTTGCCCGACTTTCTTAAGTAATCCGCCAGGTACGAAGATATCACAGCCATCGCGTACTTTCCAAAGTAAGGCAGTGAAGAGAGCAATCCGTTCTGTCGCAAGAAACATATGCTGGCATGAGTAACTGTGCTGGATGTAACGTTCACACAAACCTCCTGTATGCTTACCTCTTTGATGTTGAAGTTCAGAATATTTTTCATGTAGGTAGGCAGCTGATTGACAACCGtgaagaaaccgaaaaccgaggcACCGTGCGTAAGAATGATGGCCCATACTGGCGCAGAGGTAAGAATCTGCTTCCAAGGTACGTACGaaggtttcttctttttgccgGCCGCATTAATGGCACCCTCGATTTCGTTGCGCTCCTCGGGCGTAATGCGCGGATGAGTGGAGGGTGATTCAAACACCACCAGGAACCAGATGATGGACCAGGCCAACCCCAATCCGCCGGTGAAGTAGAACACACTCTGCCAACCGACCGTTGCGATGAGGAATCCACAGATTGGCATCGTAATGGCAGCACCAAGCGAGGAAGCCATCATGTTGGCAATAAACTTCGATCGGTCCATGGGCGGAATCCAAACGGCGGTCAATGGGTGAATCGCAGGCCAGGAGGCACCAAGGAAGAAACCGAGTACGGCTCGCAGAATGACCACGGCGATGTAATGTGCATTAGCAGCGAGCGGTGTCAGTAGAGTAAGACAACTGGCCCACAGCATACTGTAGCCAAAGACACGCCGGCCACCGACCACCTCCGCCAGTCGGCCACCCGGAAGCTCGGTCAGCACATAGCCCCAAAAGAAGCTGCCCAGCATGAgagcttgctggctggcgtccCATTCAAACTTGTCCGCTTCGGCGATCGCTGACTGTTCGGTTGTGGTGgccaatgttgttgttgtaattgTATCGTTCCCGGCTATTGTCTCGTTGGTACCCGTTGTCGTGTTCACAACGGTTTTCACCATTGCCACGAGGGCGATCGTAAAGTTAACGCGCAGCGCATAGTTCAGCATAAAGCCAAAGATTACCATAATGTTTAACACTTGCCGGCATGTTAGCCATCCTGAAATGAAACCACgtgaggaaaagaagaaaaagaaaaaggaaagttaGTAAACCCATTACACGCTGACTAACTGTCTCAATTCCATTGTGACGTGCTCTGCATAGAAATAAACCGCAATTGCGTCAAGATCATACTTCAACGGCTGCACACACGTGCTGCTTATCGAGTAGATCGTTGCTAACGAAACATGAATCCATCACTGTTGTGTCACAGTTTCCGCTCCTGTAATTTGCATTCCCATAACCATTAATTCAGGCTGGACAGTGGCGACTGATAGCGAGATGATGAGTTTGTTGCCGCCGGTCGATGGGTACGTCATCGGATAAAGTGGTGGGGTGTGTCACGTCTAACGAGGAAACATTATTTCCAGAGAATGGAATTACTAACGAGGAAATGGTTGCTGGGAATGGTTGCCATGGCTTGCTATTCGTTTCGCCGTAAATCCATCGGTATAAAACGACTTCCCATCAACAAATTATGCGCCTAGACGTATGATTCTAATAACGATTGCAAGAAGCATCTAACAAAATAACGGACGCCATCAACATCCACCTTATCACCACCATATCGCGTTCGAACTGTAAACACATCAATCAAAAATAGCGACAGTGGCACAAACACATGGCGGCATCCTAACGTTTCCAGGATCCTGGAGGAGCAGAGAGCATGGTTCTCTCCGTCCGGGTTACTGCGCGACGGcccatcatcacgcacaacacatCATGACCTTCAACCTcgccaatcgtcgtcgtcgtcgttgtcgttggcacGTCATATCAACGGCGCGACCGGCCCCCAAACGCAAAATCGTGATCAACCGCGTGCATCCACAACTCGGCCGTATCGTTCGTACGAAACGATGATAAAGCTATCGTTCGACATTGCCATTTGCTGTACACCATcacatgctggctggctggcggactGG
The sequence above is a segment of the Anopheles darlingi chromosome 2, idAnoDarlMG_H_01, whole genome shotgun sequence genome. Coding sequences within it:
- the LOC125959905 gene encoding adapter molecule Crk, which encodes MASFDVYDRTSWYFGPMSRQEATDLLMNERESGVFLVRDSTTIVGDFVLCVREDSKVSHYIINKITSGDECLAYRIGDQTFADLPDLLSFYKLHYLDTTPLQRPMIRRQEKVIGKFDFEGSDPDDLPFKKGEILHIISKDEEQWWTARNSQGQTGQIPVPYVTRYEENIIERPNSGGAGGGGGGVGTGGLSGHHHMSAGLHHSENSNIFKSNLNRQLPALARVKQERVPNAYDETALKLSVGDIIKVLKTNINGQWEGELKGKTGHFPFTHVEFIDEM
- the LOC125959901 gene encoding sialin, which produces MSTGIAGWLTCRQVLNIMVIFGFMLNYALRVNFTIALVAMVKTVVNTTTGTNETIAGNDTITTTTLATTTEQSAIAEADKFEWDASQQALMLGSFFWGYVLTELPGGRLAEVVGGRRVFGYSMLWASCLTLLTPLAANAHYIAVVILRAVLGFFLGASWPAIHPLTAVWIPPMDRSKFIANMMASSLGAAITMPICGFLIATVGWQSVFYFTGGLGLAWSIIWFLVVFESPSTHPRITPEERNEIEGAINAAGKKKKPSYVPWKQILTSAPVWAIILTHGASVFGFFTVVNQLPTYMKNILNFNIKENGLLSSLPYFGKYAMAVISSYLADYLRKSGKLTTTQTRKIFTAFAVMAPGFLMIIQVYMGENRTWAVAIFTLSLFLNGAVTAGYLGNGLDIAPNFSGTIFGMANTLSSFGGFVSAYMVGVLTNENPKSYAQWQIVFWILAVIYIVGSSAYVLMGTGELQAWNNPPEKDDAKVETEEGVPLNERGTVAVK